In Flavobacterium sp. WV_118_3, one DNA window encodes the following:
- a CDS encoding thioredoxin family protein, with product MKAIKFLALTLVVGAISAFTMIKPAAGYKVGDVATDFSLKNVDNKKVSLADFKAAKGFIVVFTCNHCPYAQAYEDRIIALDKKYKKLGYPVIAINPNNPAKQKDDSFELMQVRAKEKNFTFPYLLDEGQKIYPQYGATKTPHVYILQKTKAGNVVKYIGAIDDNYSDAAAVKEKYAENALDALLKNKEVAVKETKAIGCSIKA from the coding sequence ATGAAAGCAATTAAATTTTTAGCCTTGACCTTAGTCGTGGGAGCTATAAGCGCATTTACGATGATCAAACCAGCGGCCGGTTATAAGGTAGGCGATGTGGCGACCGATTTCAGTCTGAAAAATGTCGACAATAAAAAAGTATCGTTAGCCGATTTCAAGGCCGCAAAAGGTTTTATCGTGGTGTTTACCTGTAACCATTGTCCGTATGCTCAGGCGTATGAAGATCGTATTATCGCTTTGGATAAAAAATATAAAAAATTAGGATATCCGGTAATTGCGATCAATCCGAACAATCCGGCCAAACAAAAAGACGATAGTTTCGAGTTGATGCAGGTACGTGCCAAAGAGAAAAATTTTACGTTCCCGTATTTATTGGATGAAGGTCAGAAAATTTATCCACAATACGGAGCGACTAAAACGCCTCACGTGTATATTTTACAAAAAACAAAAGCTGGAAATGTGGTAAAATATATTGGTGCGATCGACGATAATTATAGCGATGCGGCAGCCGTAAAAGAAAAATATGCCGAAAATGCATTGGATGCTTTATTAAAAAACAAAGAAGTAGCGGTAAAAGAAACCAAAGCGATCGGTTGTTCGATTAAAGCGTAA
- a CDS encoding DUF2490 domain-containing protein: MAQKKVTNQQLVWFAYHNTIRFNENWTLLSEVQERRFFNPGAQHQLVFRSNIQRKLIENWNASVGMTYFLQSPQDPESESNLIVPELRPDIGFDNKQKLAFMTISHRYKMEARFMHDFANDELTGSYRFSSFRFRYQLGLDIPLWRQQDTREERLTLRLKDEIMINAGSKIVKNTFDQNRMYAGLNYRINPDFAVEAGYLNWYQQRASGTDYYDRDIIRFSVFHTLSLKTKKHEK, encoded by the coding sequence GTGGCTCAGAAAAAAGTAACCAACCAACAATTAGTGTGGTTTGCTTATCATAATACGATCCGGTTTAACGAAAACTGGACGTTGCTGAGTGAAGTTCAGGAGCGGCGATTTTTTAATCCCGGAGCGCAACATCAATTGGTATTTCGCAGTAATATTCAGCGGAAATTAATCGAAAACTGGAATGCTTCGGTTGGGATGACGTATTTTTTACAAAGTCCTCAGGATCCGGAATCCGAAAGCAACCTGATTGTTCCTGAATTGCGTCCGGATATCGGTTTTGACAACAAGCAAAAATTGGCCTTTATGACGATCTCGCACCGCTATAAAATGGAAGCACGATTTATGCACGATTTTGCGAATGACGAACTAACCGGTAGCTATCGTTTTTCGAGTTTCCGTTTTCGATACCAATTGGGATTGGACATTCCATTATGGCGACAGCAAGATACCCGGGAAGAACGATTAACGCTCCGATTAAAAGACGAAATAATGATCAATGCCGGAAGTAAAATTGTAAAAAACACTTTTGATCAAAACAGAATGTATGCGGGACTTAATTATCGGATCAATCCGGATTTTGCGGTAGAAGCGGGGTATCTCAACTGGTACCAGCAACGCGCTTCCGGAACGGACTATTACGACCGGGATATCATCCGTTTTTCGGTATTCCATACGCTATCATTAAAAACTAAAAAGCATGAAAAATAA
- a CDS encoding lipocalin family protein produces MFKLKNLSVFAAVLFLGLSSCSKDNDDTQEVAAPVEGTWQFTKEGTITNNQEIINDYQHTTGCTKDYLEIFPANIIKDHYFDNPNCQETIDTGAWTRNNNALTFVYQNGTTVNAEIMQLTNTTLKLKFVLSGNTNLVVLTRL; encoded by the coding sequence ATGTTTAAATTAAAAAACCTGTCTGTATTTGCAGCAGTATTATTTTTAGGTTTATCCTCATGTAGTAAAGATAACGATGACACTCAGGAAGTAGCCGCTCCGGTTGAAGGAACCTGGCAATTTACAAAAGAAGGAACCATAACGAATAATCAGGAGATTATAAATGATTATCAGCATACTACCGGCTGTACAAAAGATTATCTTGAAATATTTCCAGCGAACATCATTAAAGATCATTATTTCGACAATCCAAACTGCCAGGAAACAATCGATACCGGAGCCTGGACTAGAAATAATAACGCGTTGACATTTGTATATCAAAACGGAACAACGGTTAACGCAGAGATTATGCAATTAACCAATACCACATTGAAATTAAAATTTGTACTTTCCGGAAATACAAATTTGGTGGTTTTAACCCGACTGTAA
- a CDS encoding TlpA family protein disulfide reductase has protein sequence MRKMIILLAVCSFMSCKKEATSPETTISEPEKAVVADQPKPIKVYEKDGIKVASYDFNAFEPFLKKDNDTTYVVNFWATWCVPCVEELPHFEKLNTTYKDQKVKVLLVSLDMPQKVESNLLPFVKKKNMQSEVIYLNDPDANAWISKVDTAWSGAIPATVIYNGGQRKFYEQQFTYEALEKELKSVMK, from the coding sequence ATGAGAAAAATGATAATACTGCTGGCGGTTTGTAGCTTTATGTCTTGTAAAAAAGAAGCAACCTCACCTGAAACAACCATATCAGAACCGGAAAAAGCAGTCGTAGCCGATCAGCCAAAACCGATTAAAGTTTATGAAAAAGACGGAATTAAGGTAGCATCTTATGACTTTAATGCTTTTGAGCCGTTTTTAAAAAAGGATAACGATACGACCTATGTGGTTAATTTCTGGGCAACCTGGTGTGTACCATGTGTGGAAGAATTACCGCATTTTGAAAAACTGAATACAACCTATAAGGATCAAAAAGTAAAAGTACTGTTGGTGAGTCTGGATATGCCGCAAAAAGTGGAATCCAATTTGTTACCATTTGTAAAAAAGAAAAACATGCAATCGGAGGTGATCTATCTGAACGATCCGGATGCCAACGCCTGGATTAGTAAAGTCGATACGGCCTGGTCAGGTGCAATTCCGGCAACGGTTATTTATAATGGAGGCCAACGTAAATTTTACGAACAACAATTTACGTACGAGGCTCTTGAAAAAGAATTAAAATCTGTAATGAAGTAG
- a CDS encoding MarR family winged helix-turn-helix transcriptional regulator codes for MKIEDIIKSTKTLSLGKRTVLNILYTQNLVSEKFAEVLKPYELSSEQYNVLRILRGQKAKPTNMCVIQERMLAKTSNTTRLVDKLLLKDLVTREVCPDNRRKMEVTITDKGLELLEELDPKVDHHEQLFAQNLSQEEQELLNDLLERYRTI; via the coding sequence ATGAAAATCGAAGACATCATCAAATCTACAAAAACATTATCACTGGGCAAACGAACAGTGCTAAACATTTTGTACACTCAAAATTTGGTTTCCGAGAAATTCGCTGAGGTATTAAAGCCTTATGAATTATCAAGTGAACAGTACAACGTATTGCGGATTTTGAGAGGTCAAAAGGCAAAGCCAACCAATATGTGTGTGATCCAGGAACGAATGCTGGCCAAAACCAGTAACACGACCCGATTGGTTGACAAATTATTATTAAAAGATCTGGTAACTCGCGAAGTTTGCCCGGACAACCGTCGGAAAATGGAAGTAACCATCACCGATAAAGGTTTGGAATTACTGGAAGAACTGGATCCCAAAGTAGATCATCACGAACAACTGTTTGCTCAAAATTTGAGTCAGGAAGAACAGGAACTTTTAAATGATTTACTGGAACGCTATCGAACAATATAA
- a CDS encoding NADPH-dependent assimilatory sulfite reductase hemoprotein subunit, whose amino-acid sequence MSNDKLSPIETIKVNSDGLRGTLKESLTDNHTGNVRPDDEALVKFHGMYVQDDRDRRVERAEKKLDKLYSFMIRLRIPGGVISADQWLATHAISEEYGTGTIKITTRQTLQLHGLLKHQLQPTIQGFLLAKLDSIAACGDVNRNVICSSHPQVSPLYQEIYDYADRISTLLLPKTQSYYEVWIDGEKAYERSSEADPLYEDRYLPRKFKIAIAIPPTNDVDVFANDIGLIAIIKDGQLKGFNIAIGGGLATTHGNPNTYSRLATIIGFTDTEEKTLKAVYEILTIQRDYGNRNDRKLSRLKYTVDKLGVEAFKKELEKRIGFELLPEESYTFTERNDRYGWQQNHENKWFYTLFIEHGVIKPYQKQFLFELAQLQFSDFRFTCNQNLILGNIEETAKTQVEALIAKYGIEERDSAMRKSSMACVALPTCPLALAEAQRYLPELVTKIEPFLKKYELDQDEISIRMTGCPNGCGRPYLAEIGLVGTGPGQYNLMLGGDRLGNRLNQIYKKQLNENEILTELDILFDQYTKERLHYETFGDFTFRKYFSVN is encoded by the coding sequence ATGAGTAACGATAAATTATCCCCGATTGAAACGATTAAAGTAAATAGTGATGGACTTCGCGGGACCTTAAAAGAAAGTTTAACCGATAATCATACCGGAAATGTACGTCCCGACGATGAAGCATTGGTCAAATTCCACGGAATGTATGTGCAGGACGACCGTGACAGAAGAGTAGAAAGAGCCGAAAAAAAACTGGATAAACTCTATTCGTTTATGATCCGCTTGCGCATTCCGGGTGGTGTTATTTCGGCCGATCAATGGTTGGCGACACACGCGATTTCCGAAGAATACGGTACCGGAACGATCAAAATCACAACCCGTCAGACGCTGCAATTGCACGGTTTGTTAAAGCATCAGTTGCAACCCACCATTCAGGGTTTTCTATTGGCAAAACTTGATTCAATTGCGGCTTGTGGCGATGTAAACCGAAATGTAATCTGTAGCTCGCATCCGCAGGTTTCGCCTTTATATCAGGAGATTTACGATTATGCCGATCGGATTTCCACCTTATTATTGCCTAAAACACAATCGTATTATGAAGTGTGGATCGATGGTGAAAAAGCCTACGAACGCTCTTCGGAAGCCGATCCGTTATATGAAGACCGCTATTTGCCGAGAAAGTTTAAAATTGCCATCGCGATTCCGCCAACGAACGATGTGGATGTATTTGCTAATGATATCGGACTGATTGCCATTATCAAAGACGGACAGTTAAAAGGATTTAATATCGCGATTGGTGGCGGATTGGCCACTACGCATGGAAATCCGAATACCTATTCGCGGCTGGCAACGATTATTGGTTTTACCGATACCGAAGAAAAAACACTAAAGGCCGTATATGAGATTCTGACGATCCAGCGCGATTATGGAAACCGCAATGACCGCAAGTTGTCCCGCTTAAAATATACAGTGGATAAACTCGGTGTGGAAGCGTTTAAAAAGGAATTGGAAAAACGAATCGGTTTCGAATTATTACCGGAAGAATCCTATACTTTTACCGAAAGAAACGATCGCTACGGATGGCAGCAAAATCATGAAAATAAATGGTTTTACACCTTATTTATTGAACATGGTGTGATCAAACCCTATCAGAAGCAATTTCTTTTTGAACTGGCGCAATTGCAGTTTTCCGATTTCCGGTTTACTTGTAATCAGAACCTGATTCTGGGGAATATCGAGGAAACGGCTAAAACTCAGGTTGAAGCTCTGATTGCAAAATATGGGATCGAAGAACGCGATAGTGCGATGCGGAAAAGTTCGATGGCTTGTGTAGCCTTGCCTACGTGTCCGTTGGCATTGGCCGAAGCACAGCGCTATCTGCCGGAGTTGGTCACCAAAATCGAACCGTTTCTTAAAAAATACGAACTGGATCAGGACGAAATCAGCATCCGGATGACGGGTTGTCCCAATGGTTGCGGCCGACCGTATCTGGCGGAAATCGGATTGGTAGGTACCGGACCAGGTCAGTATAACCTGATGCTGGGTGGCGACCGTTTGGGGAATCGCCTGAATCAGATTTATAAAAAACAATTAAACGAAAACGAAATACTAACAGAACTCGATATACTTTTTGATCAGTATACTAAAGAACGCCTACACTATGAGACATTTGGGGATTTTACATTTCGGAAATACTTTTCCGTCAATTAA
- a CDS encoding NAD(P)H-dependent oxidoreductase, whose product MSNLIETLNWRYATKKFDATKKISNEDLDTLKEVIRLSASSYGLQPYKVLIIENPELRAKLQPVSWGQSQIVDASHLLVFANMTDFGGEQIDAFLNNIVETRQIPMESIAGYGDFMKSKLTTLPADKLSNWTSKQTYIALGNLLSAAAELKIDATPMEGFEAEKVNEILGLNELGLNASLIATLGYRHEEDATQHYAKVRKSNEELFINL is encoded by the coding sequence ATGAGTAATTTAATAGAAACGCTAAATTGGCGTTATGCAACAAAGAAATTTGATGCTACCAAAAAAATTTCCAACGAAGATTTGGATACCCTTAAAGAAGTAATCCGTTTAAGTGCTTCTTCTTACGGACTTCAGCCGTATAAAGTATTGATCATCGAAAATCCGGAACTACGTGCCAAATTACAACCGGTTTCATGGGGACAATCCCAAATTGTGGATGCTTCTCACCTGCTTGTTTTTGCAAACATGACCGATTTCGGAGGAGAACAAATTGATGCTTTCCTAAACAATATTGTGGAAACACGTCAGATTCCAATGGAATCAATTGCCGGATATGGTGATTTTATGAAAAGTAAACTGACCACTTTACCTGCTGACAAACTGAGCAACTGGACTTCCAAACAAACCTATATCGCATTAGGAAATCTTTTAAGTGCTGCTGCTGAGTTAAAAATCGATGCAACACCAATGGAAGGTTTTGAAGCTGAAAAAGTAAACGAAATCCTGGGATTAAATGAACTTGGATTAAATGCTTCTTTAATCGCTACTTTAGGGTACCGACATGAAGAAGATGCGACACAGCATTATGCCAAAGTGCGAAAATCAAACGAAGAATTATTTATCAATTTATAA
- a CDS encoding TSUP family transporter, with amino-acid sequence MKNNLFPIFLKSDAYRFLIVGGGNVGLEKAETLLRQNPLTTLTVVAQKINSGLRQLQQKHPQLIVWERSFEENDLDTTDFLIIATDNTALNRDIKQKANDKGIWVNAADQPDLCDFYLGSIVNKGYLKIAISTNGKSPVLARRLREHLEEAIPDTISDSIENLNAFREQHKGDIQAKLTSLNKATEALVKESDKREGKKYKELTFEITVVFLAVFFGYGLSSIISVDELNGYIKEIPPAFYGMVLVGFFAQLVDGAVGLGYGVTCATSMMLFGIKLPAISGSIHTAEMFSSGISGFSHYKFGNVNKKLLVWLAIPGVVGAISGALLLIYLGNKYETITYAVLATYTMIIGIRLVLIAFRKKIVRKKIKNTGLLGFSGGLFDAFGGGGWGPIVTSTLLAKGRKSSYVVGTVSLAEFFVTLAASATFFASLGVSHWYIVVGLILGGSIAAPLAARLAGKLPQKTALLAVAFLVIVFSIRMLFKIF; translated from the coding sequence ATGAAAAATAATTTGTTTCCCATATTTTTAAAAAGTGACGCGTATCGGTTTCTGATTGTGGGCGGCGGTAATGTGGGTTTGGAAAAGGCCGAAACTTTATTACGGCAAAATCCGTTGACTACTTTAACAGTCGTGGCACAAAAGATCAACTCCGGTTTACGTCAGTTACAGCAAAAACACCCGCAATTGATTGTTTGGGAGCGGTCTTTTGAGGAAAACGATCTGGATACGACCGATTTTTTGATTATTGCTACCGATAATACCGCATTAAACCGGGACATCAAACAAAAAGCCAATGACAAAGGAATATGGGTCAATGCAGCCGATCAACCGGACTTATGTGATTTTTATCTTGGTTCGATCGTCAATAAAGGCTATCTTAAGATTGCGATTTCAACCAACGGAAAATCACCGGTATTGGCGCGTCGTTTACGCGAGCATCTGGAAGAGGCTATTCCGGATACGATCAGCGATAGTATAGAAAACCTTAATGCTTTTCGCGAACAACATAAAGGCGATATTCAGGCCAAGCTGACTTCGTTAAACAAAGCAACGGAAGCACTGGTAAAGGAATCGGACAAAAGAGAGGGGAAAAAATATAAAGAACTGACGTTTGAAATCACCGTGGTGTTTTTGGCGGTCTTTTTTGGCTATGGTTTGTCGTCGATCATTTCGGTTGACGAACTAAATGGCTATATAAAAGAGATTCCGCCGGCATTTTACGGCATGGTACTGGTTGGTTTTTTTGCGCAATTGGTCGATGGTGCGGTTGGTTTGGGATATGGCGTGACCTGTGCGACGAGTATGATGCTGTTCGGGATTAAGTTACCGGCCATTAGTGGAAGTATCCATACTGCGGAGATGTTTTCCAGCGGAATCAGTGGTTTTTCGCATTATAAATTCGGAAATGTCAACAAAAAATTATTAGTATGGTTGGCCATTCCGGGTGTAGTTGGAGCCATTAGCGGTGCCTTGCTGTTGATTTACCTCGGAAATAAATACGAAACGATTACGTATGCTGTTTTGGCTACCTATACTATGATCATTGGAATACGTTTGGTACTGATTGCTTTTCGGAAAAAAATCGTTCGGAAAAAAATAAAAAATACCGGTTTATTAGGATTTTCGGGAGGTCTTTTTGATGCTTTTGGCGGTGGCGGATGGGGACCCATTGTTACCTCGACTTTACTGGCCAAAGGTCGAAAATCCAGTTATGTGGTCGGAACAGTGAGTTTGGCAGAATTTTTTGTGACACTGGCGGCTTCGGCTACATTTTTTGCTTCGTTAGGCGTCAGTCATTGGTATATTGTGGTCGGACTGATTTTGGGTGGTTCCATTGCGGCACCATTAGCGGCACGACTGGCCGGGAAATTACCGCAAAAAACAGCCCTATTGGCCGTAGCATTTCTGGTGATCGTATTCAGTATCCGAATGTTGTTTAAAATATTCTAA
- a CDS encoding flavodoxin domain-containing protein encodes MLAENKLEVLKDLVRQYSREEIIWTNGYLAGLLAQNETRESKETIVPVSVKPTIIYGTETGNSKKLATQLQTVFKKNKIQSKVIDAFQYPVEKLEKEDFLIVIMSTQGEGDPPQNAVKFFDNISNNSANLSKTRFAVLGLGDSSYPLFCKAGEVIDEQLARLGAQRALPFQKADVDFTPVAEKWFTEILGSLQQATIVKTDITSSIVAPATQKKTYTGIVRHKVVLNDRGSNKETHHIEIETDEPVVYEPGDAIGFYPENAITETLEIATLLQAASRSDELKTKNIRGLSKKSLEALSNLLGVPITETKADLLDILQKYPIDAKVTFDAVIGLLLPIAPRLYSIASAAEAHDGEIHITVNRNVFTVDGIPKSGLCSQFLADFPKEGTLPFYIHKNHNFRLPDPDKDIIMIGPGTGIAPFRSFLAHRDATGAEGKNWLFFGEQHFVSDFYYQTEVQEWLATGVLTRLDTAFSRDQKHKIYVQDRLKQKAKEVSEWLDNGAYLYICGQKEPMSTDVENTLLEIIATEKNISSTEAKTVLENLESEGRYLKDVY; translated from the coding sequence ATGCTAGCTGAAAATAAATTAGAGGTACTAAAAGATCTGGTACGACAGTATTCCCGTGAAGAAATTATCTGGACCAATGGGTATCTGGCCGGACTTCTGGCGCAAAACGAAACCAGGGAATCAAAAGAAACGATAGTGCCAGTTTCGGTAAAACCAACCATTATTTACGGAACGGAAACAGGGAATTCCAAAAAACTGGCGACGCAGTTACAAACGGTTTTTAAGAAAAATAAAATCCAGTCGAAAGTGATCGATGCATTCCAGTATCCGGTGGAAAAACTGGAAAAAGAAGACTTTCTGATTGTAATTATGAGTACGCAGGGCGAAGGCGATCCGCCACAAAATGCGGTTAAATTTTTTGACAATATCAGTAATAACAGTGCTAATCTTTCGAAAACCCGGTTTGCGGTTTTGGGCTTGGGGGATTCGTCGTATCCATTGTTTTGCAAAGCGGGTGAAGTTATAGACGAGCAACTCGCACGACTTGGCGCACAACGCGCATTGCCGTTTCAGAAAGCCGATGTGGATTTTACTCCGGTTGCCGAAAAATGGTTTACTGAAATATTGGGAAGTCTACAACAAGCAACGATTGTAAAAACGGATATAACGTCATCGATTGTTGCTCCGGCAACACAAAAGAAAACGTATACCGGTATTGTACGGCATAAGGTCGTTTTAAACGATCGCGGTTCGAATAAAGAAACACATCATATTGAAATCGAAACAGACGAACCGGTGGTATACGAACCGGGTGATGCGATCGGTTTTTATCCGGAAAACGCAATTACGGAAACATTGGAAATTGCAACATTGTTACAAGCCGCTTCCCGTAGTGATGAACTGAAAACCAAAAATATCAGAGGACTTTCGAAAAAATCATTGGAGGCACTTTCGAACCTATTGGGTGTGCCAATTACCGAAACAAAAGCCGATTTACTGGATATCCTACAAAAATATCCGATCGATGCTAAAGTCACTTTCGATGCGGTAATCGGATTGTTATTGCCCATTGCGCCACGTCTGTATTCGATCGCATCGGCTGCCGAAGCGCATGATGGAGAAATCCATATAACGGTTAATCGCAATGTGTTTACAGTGGATGGCATCCCGAAATCCGGATTGTGTTCGCAGTTTTTAGCGGATTTTCCAAAGGAGGGAACTCTTCCGTTTTATATTCATAAAAACCACAATTTCCGATTGCCCGATCCGGATAAAGATATCATTATGATTGGTCCCGGAACCGGAATTGCTCCGTTCCGTAGTTTTCTGGCGCATCGCGATGCGACCGGTGCCGAAGGAAAAAACTGGTTGTTTTTTGGTGAACAGCATTTTGTATCCGATTTCTATTATCAGACCGAAGTACAGGAATGGCTCGCAACCGGAGTGCTAACACGACTGGATACGGCTTTTTCAAGAGATCAGAAACATAAAATTTATGTACAGGATCGCTTAAAACAAAAGGCAAAAGAGGTGAGTGAATGGTTGGATAACGGTGCTTATCTCTATATCTGTGGTCAAAAAGAACCGATGAGTACCGATGTCGAAAATACCTTGCTGGAGATTATCGCTACTGAAAAAAACATCAGTAGTACCGAAGCAAAGACAGTTTTGGAAAATCTTGAGTCAGAAGGACGTTATCTGAAAGACGTATACTAA
- a CDS encoding YceI family protein, protein MKNLKSIALALVVALGTLSASAQTKKVDVSKSTINWVGKKVTGQHEGTINLKEGALVFKGKKLKGGNFTVDMTTISATDVSGKSKAGLDGHLKADDFFGVEKYPTSKLVFKTIADKGNDVYTVTADLTIKDKTNPVTFDITVKGNTATTSFKVDRTKFGIEYNSGSIFSSIGDKAINDEFDLTVNLQF, encoded by the coding sequence ATGAAAAATTTAAAATCAATTGCGTTAGCTTTAGTAGTAGCTTTAGGTACTTTATCTGCATCCGCTCAGACTAAAAAAGTAGATGTTTCTAAAAGTACAATCAACTGGGTTGGTAAAAAAGTAACCGGACAACACGAAGGGACGATCAACTTAAAAGAAGGTGCTTTAGTTTTCAAAGGAAAAAAATTAAAAGGTGGTAACTTCACGGTAGACATGACTACAATCAGCGCTACTGACGTTTCTGGTAAATCAAAAGCTGGATTAGACGGTCACTTAAAAGCAGACGATTTCTTTGGAGTTGAAAAATATCCAACGTCTAAATTAGTTTTCAAAACGATTGCTGACAAAGGTAACGATGTGTATACTGTTACTGCTGATTTAACAATTAAAGACAAAACTAACCCTGTAACTTTCGACATCACTGTAAAAGGGAACACGGCTACAACAAGCTTTAAAGTTGACAGAACGAAATTTGGTATCGAGTACAACTCTGGTTCTATCTTCAGTTCAATCGGTGACAAAGCGATCAACGACGAATTTGATTTAACTGTAAACTTACAGTTCTAA